The DNA region ACTCAGCGTCGCGTCACTCGACTACCTGCGCCGCAGCGGCCGCATCAGCCGCGCCCAGGCCTTCCTGGGCAGCGTTCTGAGCGTGCGCCCCGTCCTGAACTTCGAGAACGGAGAACTCAAGGCCGTGCGGCGCGTCCGGGTCGATCAGGCCGCCAGCGACATGCTCGCCAACCTCCGCACCCGTTTCGGCACGATGCCCCTGAGCGTCACGATCATGCACGCCGGCCGCGACGCCGCCCGCATCAACGCCCTGCGCGAGGCCATGAACGCCAGCGGCCTGAACGTCCAGAAAGGCCGCGTGCAACTCATGGGACCCGTCATCGGCGCGCACGTCGGACCGGGCACCTACGGATTCACGGCCATACCCCTGGAGAACTGACCCGGACGGCCGCCTGTACCGTTGACAGATCGGACCTTCACCGGGTTGCCAACGCCACGCCCGGAACCCGCTTTGCTCTTCCCACTGCGCAGCGGCGCTCCGGGTCGCATCCGCTCCGGTTGGAAGGTTCTGCAGACCTTCCAACCCGAGTCCGGATCAGTTGTGACTGGTGGTCGCCAGGCGTTCCAGGTACGCCTTCCCGCCTTCCACGTCCGCCTCGAAGCCGCCGGCCGCGCCGAAGACCAGCGTCTCGGCGAGCGTCTCGCTCATCAGGTATTCCTGCCACGCCTCGGCGGCCTCGCGGGCGTCGCCCTGCAGGTCGAGGTGGAGGGCGATGCGGTCCTGCACCTCGAAGCCGGCCTTCTTGCGGGCGTCCTGCACGCCGCGCACGAGGTCGCGGGCGAGACCCTCGAGTTCCAGTTCGCGGGTGAGGGTGGTGTCGAACGCGACGAGGTACCCGGCTTCCTCCTGCGCGGCGAAGCCTTCGGGGGACTGGGCGTCCACGAGGACCTCGTCCGGCCCGAGTTCGAAGCGTTCACCGGTCGGTGCCACGACCTCGAACTGCTTGCCGTCGCGCACCGCGCGGGCGACCTCGCTGGCGTCGGCGGCGGCCAGCGCGGCGCGCACCTGCGGGACGGCCTTCCCGAACTTCTTGCCCAGCACCGGGAGGTTGGGGCGCAGCACGTAGCTGACGAGTTCCGCGTACTGGTCGATCAGTTCGACCTCCTTGACGTTCAGTTCCTCCTTGAGCTGCTCGGCGAAGCGGCCCAGCGCCTGGGTCTGGTCGGCGGTGCGGGCGCGGACCATGACCTTCGGGAGCGGCTGACGCTGACGCATGCCGGTCTGTCCGCGGACGGCGCGGCCCAGGCTGACGACGCGCAGCACGGCGTCCATCTCGCCCACCAGGGTCGGCGCGGCCAGCGCCTCGTCCACCTTCGGCCAGGGGGTGAGGTGCACGCTGTCGGGCGCGTCCGGGACCAGCGAGCGCACGAGGTTCCCGTACAGCGTCTCGGCGAGGAACGGCGTGAACGGCGCGGTGAGCTGCGTGACGGTCACGAGCGCGTAGTGCAGCGTGGCGTACGCGTCATTGTCCGCGCCGTCGTCCCCGGCCCAGAAGCGGCGGCGGTTGCGGCGCACGTACCAGTTGCTCAGGTCCTCGGTCACGAAGTCCTGCAGGGCGCGGCTGGCCCCGGTCGGGTCGTAGTTCTCCAGGGCGGTCGTGACCGTGGCGATCAGGGCCTGCACCTTGGCGAGCAGCCAGCGGTCCACCTCGGGGCGCTCCCCCGCGGGCGCGGCGGCCTTCAGGTCCGGCTGGTCGAGGTTCGCGTACAGCACGAAGAACGAGTAGGTGTTCCACAGCGTCAGGAAGTAGCTGCGGAACGCCTCGCCGACGAGGTTCATGCCGAAGCGGCGGCTCAGTTCGGGCGGCGCGCTGACGTACATGTACCAGCGGGCGGCGTCCGCGCCGTACTGCTCGAACACGTCCCAGGGGTTCACGACGTTCCCCTTGCTCTTGCTCATCTTCGCGCCCTTCTCGTCCAGGATGTGCCCGGAGCAGATGACGCTCTTGTACGCCACGGAGTCGAACACCATCGTGCCGATCTGGTGCAGGCTGTTGAACCAGCCGCGCGTCTGGTCGATGGCCTCCGCGATGAAGTCGGCCGGGAAGCCCCCGTTCTCGAACTTCTCCCTGTTCTCGAAGGGATAGTGGTGCTGCGCGAACGGCATGGAACCGCTGTCGTACCAGACGTCCATCACGTACGGCACGCGCCGGAAGGTCTTCCCGCCGTCCTCGAAGGTGATGTCGTCCACAAAGGGCCGGTGCGGGTCGAAGTCCGGGCCCGTCAGTTCGGGGCGGCCGCTCAGTTCGGCCAGTTCGGCGTAGCTGCCGATCACGCGGTACTCGCCGTCCTCGGCCTCCCACACGGGCAGCGGCGTGCCCCAGTAGCGGCTGCGGGACAGGTTCCAGTCGATCAGGTTCTCCAGCCACCCGCCGTAGCGGCCGTTCTTGATGTGCGGCGGGTGCCAGTCGATCGTCTGGTTCAGTTCGATCAGGCGCTCCTTGAGGCGGGTGTTGTTCAGGTACCAGCTCTCGGTGGCGTAGTACATCAGCGGGGTGCCGCAGCGCCAGCAGTGCGGGTAGGCGTGCAGGAAGTTCTTTTCCTTCCACATCAGGCCGCGTGCGCGCAGGTCACGGACGATCTCGGTGTTCGCGTCGCGGAAGAACACGCCCTGCCACGGCCCGAAGCGGTGCTTGCCCTCGCCGTCCACGCCCACGATCACCGGGAAGCCGTAGTTGCGGGCCAGACGCATGTCGTCCTCACCGAACGCGGGCGCGGTGTGCACGATGCCGGTGCCGTCACTGTCGGACACGTAGGTGTCCAGACCTGACATCCACACGGGCTTGCCCTCACCCTCGGCCTCGTAGGCTTCCGTGAAGAGGGGCTGGTACGCCACGCGTTCCAGTTCGCTGCCCTTGAAGGTCCTGACGACCTCGGCGTCCTCGCCCAGCACCTCGGTCTTCAGGCTGGCGGCCAGGATCAGCACGTTGCCGTCCCTGTCGCGCGCGGCCACGTACTCGAAGTCCGGGTGGATGGCGACGCCCACGTTGTACGGCAGCGTCCAGGGCGTGGTCGTCCACACCAGGAACGCCGCGCCGTCCTCCAGGCCCAGGCTGGCCGGGTCGGTCAGGCGGAACGGCACATACACGCTGGGATCCTGGATGTCCTTGTAGCCCTCGCTGACCTCGGCGTTGCTCAGGGTCGTGCCGTCCTTCGGGCAGTACGGCGCGACGCGGAAGCCCTTGTACAGCAGGCCCTTCTCACTGAGGTTCTTGACGCTCCACCAGATGCTCTCGATGTAGTCCTTGTGCAGCGTCATGTACGCGTCGTCCAGGTCCACCCAGTAGCCCATGCGCTCGGTGAATTTGCGCCACTCGGCCTCGTACTCGAACACGCTGGCGCGGCACTCGGCGTTGAACTTGTCGATGCCGTACGCCTCGACCTCACGTTTACTGTTCAGGCCGAGTTTCTTCTCGACGCCCAGCTCGACCGGCAGGCCGTGCGTGTCCCAGCCGGCCTTGCGCGGCACGTGGAAGCCCTGCATGGTCCGGAAGCGCGGGAAGAGGTCCTTGAACGAGCGGGCCTGGACGTGGTGCACGCCGGGCTGCCCGTTCGCGGTGGGCGGGCCCTCGAAGAACGTGAACACGGGGCCGCCCCGCGTCTGCTCCAGCGAGCGTTCGAACACGCGTTCGCGCTTCCAGAAGTCGAGGATGCCCTGCTCCAGCGCGGGGAAGTTCGGGTTGCCCTGCACGGGCGTGAAGAGGGTCTGCTTGTCGGTCATGGGATCTCCAGTTGGGATGGGGTGGGGGCTGTGGGTCGGGCGTGGGAGGCGGGGGTCACCCGCATCCGAATCGGCCGTCCGGGCCGGGCGGGGCAGGGGAGCAGAGGGCGGAACAGTCGGGTGCGGGGCATGGTCACGTCCGGGGTGCGGGTCGGGATGGGGGCTAGTCGACGATGAACAGCGTGGCCCCCACGGCGGTACTCGACCGGTGCGCTTCGGCGTGGTCGGCCACCTGGTACGACTCGCCGGGCCGCAGGGTGAAGGTGCGCCCGTCGACCAGTTCGGTGTCCAGCTGCCCGGCCAGCACGAGCAGGACGTGGCCCTTCTCGCACCAGTGGTCGGCCAGATACCCGGGGGAGTATTCGACCATCCGCACGCGCACGGGTCCACCCGGCCCGGTGCCGAACTGCTGCGTGCGCCACACGGCCACGCCGCGCTCGCCGGGGTGTTCGGTGGCGGGCACGTCGGCCCAGGTGGTCACCCCGAAGGGAATGTCGCTCAGGTGCATGGTTCGGGCCTCCGGGAGACAGGAAACGGCGGAATGGAAGAAGGGGGCGGCGGGTCTCAGCGGTCACGCCCCCGTGCGGGGGACGGTGCTGGGACGCGCCGCCCCCCTGTGGGGAGCTGGTGCGTGGTACCACCCAACTTCACCGGACGCAGGGTCCGGCCTTCGTTGCGGCCCTCTGACGGGGGGCGTCCGGACGGGTCTAGTCGGCCTGTGGGCCTTTCTTCCGTCAGCGCGGGAGGTGATGTTCGGCCGGCGCGGCCCGCGTCAGGCTCTCACCGTCCCTGACTCGCTCGTGCGTTCCGCTGCTGCCCGCGTACTGTCCTCTCGTTCGCTGCGTGGTTGTCTCACCCCAGTGTGGGGCTGCGCTCATGGTAGAGCGGCAGGCTACGTCGGTCAACGTGGGCAGAGCGCGTGGACGCCGGCGGGGTATGCTGAGACCCGCTCCGTTCCATTCCGTCCTCTCAAAGCGATCTGCGCGTCACCTCCGTGAGCCTGCAGGTGTTTACAATGACTGCCAGGGAGAACCTTAATGAAACTCTGTATCCATACCCTCATCACCCGGCCCGGCGGCACGCGACCCTGCGTGGCGTTCCTGGCCGCCGGGCGTGAGGTCCGCGCGTGACGGACCCCACCCTGCACAGCCTGCCGTTCCATGAACTGCAGCAGAAGATCCTGCCCGAACTGCACCTGATCGCGGCCGGGTACGGCATCGAGAACTACCGCAAACTGAAGAAAGACGCCCTGGCGCTCGCCATCATGGAGCACCAGGCGGACGCCGAGGGGCAGCTGCTGGCGCGCGGATTCCTGGAGATCAGCGCCGACGGGTACGGCTTCTTGCAGGCCGACCTGCTCGACCCGAACAGCCGCACGGTGCTGATCACCGCCGGCCTGATCAAGCAGTTCCACCTGCGGACCGGTGACGAGATCATCGGCCGGGCCCGCAAACCCCGCGAGAACGAACGCTTCGGGTCGCTCGTGCAGGTGGAGGCCGTGAACGGACTCGATCCGGAAACGGCGCGCCGCCGCCCGCGCTTCGACGACCTGACCCCCACCTTCCCGGACGCGCAACTGGTCCTGGAAGACCCCACCATGGACGACGGCCTGAGCCTGCGCGTCGTGGACCTGCTCGTTCCCATCGGGCGGGGTCAGCGCGCCCTGATCGTCGCGCCGCCCAAGGCCGGGAAGACCAGCCTGCTGAAGAAGATCGCGAACTCCATCGTGAAGAACTACCCGGACGTGACCGTCATGGTCCTGCTCGTCGACGAGCGCCCGGAGGAGGTCACGGACTTCCGCGAGAGCGTGCAGGGCGCGCAGGTCATCGCCAGTACCTTCGACGAGCCGCCCCAGCATCACGTGCGCGTCGCGGAGTTCGTGCACGAACGCGCCCGCCGCATCGTGGAGGAAGGCGGTCATGTGGTGATCCTGCTGGACTCGATCACCCGACTCGCCCGCGCGAACAACCTCGTGACCCCACCCACCGGCCGCACGCTCTCGGGCGGTCTGGACAGCAACGCGCTGCACTGGCCCAAACGCTTCCTGGGTGCGGCCCGCAACATCCGCGAGGGCGGCAGCCTGACCATCCTGGCCACCGCGCTCGTCGAGACCGGCAGCCGCATGGACGACGTGATCTTCGAGGAATTCAAGGGCACCGGCAACGCGGAACTCGTGCTGTCGCGCCGCCTCGAGGAGCGCCGCATCTTCCCGGCGCTGGACATCCTGAAGTCCGGCACGCGCCGCGAGGAACTGCTGCTGCAACCCGAGGTGCTGCGCAAGATGTGGCTGCTGCGCAAGGTGATCAGCGATATGGACCCGGCCGACGCCATGGAAATGCTGCTGTCGCGCATGGGTAAAACCCGGAACAACGTCGAATTCCTTCAGGGGCTCGCTGGCGGTTGACGTTGTCTATTCTCGTTTCTGGAGTTCACACTTGTCCTTTCCCTTTCCCCGCGGCCTGACCTTCCGGGCTGCCGTCACTGCCGCGCTGCTGCTGGCCGCTCAGGCCGGCGCGCAGCAGGCCACTCCCCTCGAACAGCTCACCGCGCCGCTGCAACCCAACCTGCAGGCCCCGGCGGACCTGGTGCTCGACCGCGTGCCGGGCCGCGTGCTGGAGGTCGTCACGGACGGCCGCACCTCGCCGGGTGACGTGGCCCGCCGTTACGGCGTCACGCCGGGCGCCGTGCGCGTCCTGGAACGACGGGACGGACTGCGGCTGCTGCAGCTGTCCCTGCCGGCCCGCGAGGCCGCCGCGCGGCCCCAGCGGCCCGCGTCGGTCCGCACGTACGTCGTGCGTGCCGGTGACACCATGGGGCGCGTCGCGCGCCGGTTCGGGCTGACGCTGGTGGACCTGCTGAGCGTGAACCTGGACCGCACCAGCCTCGACGACCTGCCGGTGGGGTCCACCCTGAACGTGCCCACGGGCCAGCCGGGGCTGCTGGTGCGCATCAAGCCCGGTCAGTCGGCGCTGTCGCTGATCGCCGGGTACGGCGCGGACCTCGTGGAGACCGCCCGCGCCAATGACGTGCTGCCCACGCAGCTGCAGGTCGGTGACGAGCTGCTGCTGCCGGGCATCCGCGCCGAGAGCTTCGTGGAGGTCCTCGCGCAGCGGCGGGAGGCCGAGCGGCAGGCGCGTCTGGCGCAGCAGCGGCAGCTGAAGTACGAGCGGTTCCTGGCCTGGAAGAAACAGAAGGAACGGGAGCGGCTGGAGGCGAAGTACGAGGCGCAGGCCCGCTACGAGAAGTTCCTGGCCTGGAAGAACAGCCCGGAACGCCGCGCGCAGGTCGAGGCCTACGAGCGGCAGGCGCAGTTCGAGGCGGCGCAGGCGGCTGCCCGGGCGCGTCAGACGGCGTCCGCGCAGCGGACCTCCATCCGGGCGGCCAGCGCCTCGGATGGCGGGCGTTCCGGGCTGGCGTGGCCGATGCGCAGCTACCGCCTGACCAGCCGCTTCGCAGAGCGTGATATCGCGTTCCACCAGCAGGTGTTCCACGGTGGGATCGACCTGGCCGCCCCGTACGGCACGCCGATCTACTCGGCGTCGGCGGGAACGGTCACGCAGAGCGGGTACGGTGCGTTCGGCCTGAACGTCTGGACGACCGGTGGGAACTCCACCCTGATCTACGGGCACATGAGCCGCGCGGCGGTGTCGGTCGGTCAGCGGGTCGAGCAGGGCCAGCTGCTGGGGTACGTGGGCTGCACCGGCGTGTGTACCGGCCCGCACCTGCACTTCGAGGTCCGGATCGGCGGCGAGCCGGTCGATCCGCTGGGGCTGCTGCCGTGACCTATCCCGGGGCGCGCCTGAACCTGCTGGTGGTGGACGACGAGGAGCAGATCCTTGAGCTGCTTGACCTGACGCTGAGCATGCAGGGGTTTCAGGTGTTCCCGGCCGCCAACGGGCCGGCTGCCCTCGCGCAGCTGGCCCGTCATCCGGTGGACGTGATCGTCATGGACGTCCTGATGGCCCCCTGGGACGGGTTTGACACGGTGCGGCGCATGTACGATGTGCGCGGGGCGACCCTGCCGCCCGTGGTGTTCCTTTCCGGGCTGGCGCGTCCGGCGGTCATGCCGGAACTGGGCGACGGGGTGGTCAGCGAGTACGTCGTCAAGCCGTTCCGGCCGTCGCAGCTGGTCGAGGTGATCGAGCGGGTGCACCTGCGGGCGCAGGGCGGGAGCGGCTGACCCGGCCTGCCGGTCTGACCCCATCAACTTCACGAATCTGACCCTTTAACTGGGGTCAGATTTCTTCTATGGTGCGGCCATGAGTGAAGTCACGACCGGAACCCCCGCCCTGAAGCAGGGCTTCGCCGAAATGTTCAAGGGCGGCGTCATCATGGACGTCGTCACCGCCGAGCAGGCGCGCATCGCCGAAGCGGCCGGCGCGACCGCCGTGATGGCCCTCGAGCGCGTACCCGCCGACATCCGCAAGGACGGCGGCGTGGCCCGCATGAGCGACCCCAAGATGATCAAGGAGATCATCGGCGCCGTCAGCATCCCGGTGATGGCCAAGGTCCGCATCGGCCACATCGTGGAGGCGCAGATCCTGCAGGCGCTCGGCGTGGACTTCATCGACGAGTCCGAGGTCCTGACCCCCGCCGACGATCAGTACCACATCCTGAAAACTGACTTCAAGGTCCCGTTCGTGTGCGGCGCCAAGAACCTCGGCGAGGCGCTGCGCCGCGTCGGTGAGGGTGCCAGCATGATCCGCACCAAGGGCGAGGCCGGCACCGGCAACGTCATCGAGGCCGTCCGTCACGCCCGCACCGTCCTGGGTGAGATCCGCGCCATCCAGGCCCGCCCGGCCGAGGAACTCATGACCGTCGCCCGCGACCTCCAGGCGCCGTACGAACTGGTGCGCTACGTGCACGAGCACGGCAAGCTGCCGGTCGTGAACTTCGCTGCGGGTGGCGTCGCCACGCCCGCCGACGCCGCTCTGATGATGCACCTCGGCCTCGACGGCGTGTTCGTCGGCAGCGGGATCTTCAAGAGTGACAACCCGGAGCGCCGCGCTCGCGCCATCGTGAAGGCCGTCACCCACTACCAGAACCCGGAGGTGCTGGCCGAGATCAGCGAGGACCTGGGCGCGCCCATGACCGGCATCAACATCGACGACCTGATTCCGGCCGAGCGTCTCGCCAGCCGGGGCTGGTAAGCCGTGCGTGCGCCCCGCATCGGCGTGCTGGCGCTGCAGGGCGCGTTCCGTGAGCACCGCCAGCGCCTGGAAAGCCTGGGCGCGGCTGTCACGGAAGTCCGCCTGGGCAGCGACCTGGAGGGCCTGCACGGCCTGATCCTGCCCGGAGGGGAGAGCACCACCATGGCCCGCCTGATGACCGAGTACGCCCTGTGGGAGCCCGTGCGTGCCTTCCACGCCGCGGGCGGTCACCTGTGGGGGACCTGCGCCGGCGCGATCCTGCTGTCCCGCGACGTGCTGGGTGCGCCCCCGCAGTTCGGGCGTCAGGACAGCCTGAACCTGCTGGACGTGACGGTGCAGCGCAATGCCTTCGGCCGACAGATCGATTCGTTCACGACGGACCTGGCGGTGCGCGGCCTGGAGGGTGTGTTCCCGGCGGTGTTCATCCGCGCGCCGGCCTTCACGCGGGTCGGTGGGGGCGTCGAGGTCCTGGCCGGGTACCGGGGACAGGCGGTGATGGTGCAGGCGGACCGCGTGCTGGCCAGCGCCTTCCATCCCGAACTGACCGGGGATACCCGGCTGCACGCCCTGTTCGTGCGGCAGTGTGCGGTGGTGTCGGCCTGATACGGACCCCGATCGAGTCGTTTCTGCAAACCATGTCGTGCGGCGGGGGTCGGAGGGGAAGGGTTCCCTCTGTGACCCCCGCGCTCCTGTGGCCGGGTCTGGAGATTGACATCCAGCACGAAAATTCAATAAGCATTTCACGATCTGATTTAATCGTGAATACTTTCACTTATGGATCTGCGTAGTCCCAGATCCCCCAGGGTTCCCGAAAGGTCCGCCCAATGCGCCCGGCAGCCCACTCACCTATGCTGCTCAGGTGAGTTCCAGTACTTTCAAGCAGGGCGACCGATACCTGCATGTGACCGCCAGCGGCGAGGGCCCGCCTGTGGTCCTCGTCCACGGCCTGAGCGGCTCGCGTGGCTGGTGGCGTTACAACATCCCGGCGTTACGGCCTTCGCACCGGGTGTACAGTCTCGAACTCAGCGGGTACGGGTACGCGCGACGGCAACGTTCGCTGGGCGTGCGGGACATGGCGGGCCTGATCACCGCATGGATGGACGCCGAACAGCTGCAGGACGTCACGCTCGTCGGCCACTCCATGGGCGGACACATCTGCATGCACGTGGCGGCCATGGCCCCCGGGCGCGTCCGGAACCTGGTCCTGGTGTGCGCGAGCGGACTGCTGCGCGCGCAGTCCTACCGGACAGCCCTGCACCTGCCGCGCGCCGCCCTGATCGGCCGGAAGGGCTTCCTGGGCCGGGTCCTCACGGACGCCGTGCGCGCCGGCCCGCGTAACCTGTGGCGGAACGCCGTGGATCTGCTGAGTGACTCCGTGCAGGACAGCCTTCCCCGCATCCGGGCGCGGACCCTGATCATCTGGGGTGAGCGGGACGTGCTCGTGCCACTCACGCTGGGGCAACTGCTGCATGCGTCGATTCCGCACTCCCGGCTGGAAGTGATCAGCCGGGCCGGCCACATCGTGATGGTGGACGCCCCGCGCCGCTTCAACGCGCTGTTGCTCGAGTTCATGGCGGCCACGCCGGACGGAACCGCCCGTGGGTAGGGTGCCGCCCGCAGCCGCTCATGCCTCGTACCTGCCGGTCCGGGGACTGAGCACCCACGCCTGGATTCGCGGGCAGGGGAGACCGCTGGTCATCGTGCCGGGCTTGGGCTGCGCGTCGTGGATGTACGCCCGGCTGGGCCGCGAACTGGCTCGGGAACGGCGGGTGTTCGTGTACGATCCGCCGGGCCACGGGTTCAGTGAGGGGCGCCCGGCGTATCCGGCCTGCATCTCGCACCTGACCGATCACCTCGCGGCGTGGCTGGAGCGGGCGGGTCTGGTGGGCGTGCCGGTGCTGGGTCACTCGCTGGGGGGAGAGGTGATCATCGACCTCGCCGCGCGTTATCCGTCGCACGTGTCGGCGTTGATCGCGTGTGCGCCGACCGGGATCCCGGAGAACCCCAGTGTGCGGATGCAGCTGCTGCGGCTGTTGCGGGACCTGCCGCGCGAGCGACTGGCGTTGCTGTGGCCGGGCCTGCGGGCGTACTGGCGGTGTGGGGGTGTCTGCATGGTACGGCTGGCCCGCGACCAGGAGGCCCACATGACCGGCCCGCTGCTGGGGCAGGTGAGGGTGCCGACCCTGCTGCTCGACGGTCTGGCGGATCCGGTGATCCGGTCGTGGACGGTCCGCCGGATTCAGGAGGTCCTGCCGGACGCGGTTGTGCGGCAGATTCCTGACGCTCCCCATGCCCTGACGGATACCCACCCGCGGGCAGTCGCGGCGTACACCCTGAATTTCCTGAAGGACCTTGATCTGTAGGACCCTGACCTTTGTGAGACTGGGCAGGAAAGCGATTTTTCACGACCAAGGCAAATCGTGAATGATTTCACTAGCGCTGAATAGTCTCCATTTACCCTCGGATCCCTTCTCCCTGATTGATGGGGGGATGGCTGGAACGAGTATCACAGCCATCCCCCCCCACGCCGCGCGATTTCGATCAGGCTGTCGGGTCCGCCGCCTGCGTTGCCAGGTCCAGGCCCACCTCGGCCAGCTGCGCGGCGTCGACGGGGGAGGGGGCCTGGGCCATCAGGTCCACCCCGCGGTTGTTTTTCGGGAAGGCGATGACCTCGCGGATGCTGCTGGCGCCGCTCATGACCATGATCAGACGGTCGAAGCCCCAGGCGATGCCGCCGTGCGGGGGCGTGCCGTACTCGAGGGCGTCCATGAAGAACCCGAACTTGTCGCGGGCCTGCTCCTCGCTGAAGCCGATCGCGGCGAACATCTTCGCCTGCACGGCCGGGTCGTGAATCCGGACGCTGCCGCCGCCGATCTCGAAGCCGTTGAGGACGAGGTCGTAGGCCTGTGCGCGGATCTCGCCCTGACGGTCCGTGCCGAAGAGGGCCAGGTCGTCCGGGTGGGGGGCGGTGAAGGGGTGGTGCATGTACGTCCAGGTGCCGCTGTCCTCGTCGAATTCCAGTTGCGGGAAGTCCGTGACCCAGGAGATGTGGAACTGCGGGCCGCCAGCGGTCAGGTCGAACAGGTCGCGCAGGGCGAGGCGGACGGCGCCGAGGGCCGAGACGGCCTTCTTCCAGTCGCCGGCGGCGAACAGCAGGGTGCCGCCCTGGCCGACGCCGGTGCGGGCGAGCAGTTCGGCCCCCACAGCGGTCACGAACTTGCTGATCCCGCCGGTGAAGCCGTCGCCGTCGCGTTTGAGCCACGCGAGGCCGCGCGCGCCGTTCTGCTTGGCGACACGTTCGAGTTCGTCGATCTGTTTGCGGGTCAGTTCCGGCGCGGCGATGACCTTGACCGTCTGGGCGTCCGCGAA from Deinococcus depolymerans includes:
- the ileS gene encoding isoleucine--tRNA ligase, giving the protein MTDKQTLFTPVQGNPNFPALEQGILDFWKRERVFERSLEQTRGGPVFTFFEGPPTANGQPGVHHVQARSFKDLFPRFRTMQGFHVPRKAGWDTHGLPVELGVEKKLGLNSKREVEAYGIDKFNAECRASVFEYEAEWRKFTERMGYWVDLDDAYMTLHKDYIESIWWSVKNLSEKGLLYKGFRVAPYCPKDGTTLSNAEVSEGYKDIQDPSVYVPFRLTDPASLGLEDGAAFLVWTTTPWTLPYNVGVAIHPDFEYVAARDRDGNVLILAASLKTEVLGEDAEVVRTFKGSELERVAYQPLFTEAYEAEGEGKPVWMSGLDTYVSDSDGTGIVHTAPAFGEDDMRLARNYGFPVIVGVDGEGKHRFGPWQGVFFRDANTEIVRDLRARGLMWKEKNFLHAYPHCWRCGTPLMYYATESWYLNNTRLKERLIELNQTIDWHPPHIKNGRYGGWLENLIDWNLSRSRYWGTPLPVWEAEDGEYRVIGSYAELAELSGRPELTGPDFDPHRPFVDDITFEDGGKTFRRVPYVMDVWYDSGSMPFAQHHYPFENREKFENGGFPADFIAEAIDQTRGWFNSLHQIGTMVFDSVAYKSVICSGHILDEKGAKMSKSKGNVVNPWDVFEQYGADAARWYMYVSAPPELSRRFGMNLVGEAFRSYFLTLWNTYSFFVLYANLDQPDLKAAAPAGERPEVDRWLLAKVQALIATVTTALENYDPTGASRALQDFVTEDLSNWYVRRNRRRFWAGDDGADNDAYATLHYALVTVTQLTAPFTPFLAETLYGNLVRSLVPDAPDSVHLTPWPKVDEALAAPTLVGEMDAVLRVVSLGRAVRGQTGMRQRQPLPKVMVRARTADQTQALGRFAEQLKEELNVKEVELIDQYAELVSYVLRPNLPVLGKKFGKAVPQVRAALAAADASEVARAVRDGKQFEVVAPTGERFELGPDEVLVDAQSPEGFAAQEEAGYLVAFDTTLTRELELEGLARDLVRGVQDARKKAGFEVQDRIALHLDLQGDAREAAEAWQEYLMSETLAETLVFGAAGGFEADVEGGKAYLERLATTSHN
- a CDS encoding DHCW motif cupin fold protein — its product is MHLSDIPFGVTTWADVPATEHPGERGVAVWRTQQFGTGPGGPVRVRMVEYSPGYLADHWCEKGHVLLVLAGQLDTELVDGRTFTLRPGESYQVADHAEAHRSSTAVGATLFIVD
- the rho gene encoding transcription termination factor Rho — protein: MTDPTLHSLPFHELQQKILPELHLIAAGYGIENYRKLKKDALALAIMEHQADAEGQLLARGFLEISADGYGFLQADLLDPNSRTVLITAGLIKQFHLRTGDEIIGRARKPRENERFGSLVQVEAVNGLDPETARRRPRFDDLTPTFPDAQLVLEDPTMDDGLSLRVVDLLVPIGRGQRALIVAPPKAGKTSLLKKIANSIVKNYPDVTVMVLLVDERPEEVTDFRESVQGAQVIASTFDEPPQHHVRVAEFVHERARRIVEEGGHVVILLDSITRLARANNLVTPPTGRTLSGGLDSNALHWPKRFLGAARNIREGGSLTILATALVETGSRMDDVIFEEFKGTGNAELVLSRRLEERRIFPALDILKSGTRREELLLQPEVLRKMWLLRKVISDMDPADAMEMLLSRMGKTRNNVEFLQGLAGG
- a CDS encoding peptidoglycan DD-metalloendopeptidase family protein produces the protein MSFPFPRGLTFRAAVTAALLLAAQAGAQQATPLEQLTAPLQPNLQAPADLVLDRVPGRVLEVVTDGRTSPGDVARRYGVTPGAVRVLERRDGLRLLQLSLPAREAAARPQRPASVRTYVVRAGDTMGRVARRFGLTLVDLLSVNLDRTSLDDLPVGSTLNVPTGQPGLLVRIKPGQSALSLIAGYGADLVETARANDVLPTQLQVGDELLLPGIRAESFVEVLAQRREAERQARLAQQRQLKYERFLAWKKQKERERLEAKYEAQARYEKFLAWKNSPERRAQVEAYERQAQFEAAQAAARARQTASAQRTSIRAASASDGGRSGLAWPMRSYRLTSRFAERDIAFHQQVFHGGIDLAAPYGTPIYSASAGTVTQSGYGAFGLNVWTTGGNSTLIYGHMSRAAVSVGQRVEQGQLLGYVGCTGVCTGPHLHFEVRIGGEPVDPLGLLP
- a CDS encoding response regulator; its protein translation is MTYPGARLNLLVVDDEEQILELLDLTLSMQGFQVFPAANGPAALAQLARHPVDVIVMDVLMAPWDGFDTVRRMYDVRGATLPPVVFLSGLARPAVMPELGDGVVSEYVVKPFRPSQLVEVIERVHLRAQGGSG
- the pdxS gene encoding pyridoxal 5'-phosphate synthase lyase subunit PdxS → MSEVTTGTPALKQGFAEMFKGGVIMDVVTAEQARIAEAAGATAVMALERVPADIRKDGGVARMSDPKMIKEIIGAVSIPVMAKVRIGHIVEAQILQALGVDFIDESEVLTPADDQYHILKTDFKVPFVCGAKNLGEALRRVGEGASMIRTKGEAGTGNVIEAVRHARTVLGEIRAIQARPAEELMTVARDLQAPYELVRYVHEHGKLPVVNFAAGGVATPADAALMMHLGLDGVFVGSGIFKSDNPERRARAIVKAVTHYQNPEVLAEISEDLGAPMTGINIDDLIPAERLASRGW
- the pdxT gene encoding pyridoxal 5'-phosphate synthase glutaminase subunit PdxT; translation: MRAPRIGVLALQGAFREHRQRLESLGAAVTEVRLGSDLEGLHGLILPGGESTTMARLMTEYALWEPVRAFHAAGGHLWGTCAGAILLSRDVLGAPPQFGRQDSLNLLDVTVQRNAFGRQIDSFTTDLAVRGLEGVFPAVFIRAPAFTRVGGGVEVLAGYRGQAVMVQADRVLASAFHPELTGDTRLHALFVRQCAVVSA
- a CDS encoding alpha/beta fold hydrolase, which produces MSSSTFKQGDRYLHVTASGEGPPVVLVHGLSGSRGWWRYNIPALRPSHRVYSLELSGYGYARRQRSLGVRDMAGLITAWMDAEQLQDVTLVGHSMGGHICMHVAAMAPGRVRNLVLVCASGLLRAQSYRTALHLPRAALIGRKGFLGRVLTDAVRAGPRNLWRNAVDLLSDSVQDSLPRIRARTLIIWGERDVLVPLTLGQLLHASIPHSRLEVISRAGHIVMVDAPRRFNALLLEFMAATPDGTARG
- a CDS encoding alpha/beta hydrolase, whose protein sequence is MPPAAAHASYLPVRGLSTHAWIRGQGRPLVIVPGLGCASWMYARLGRELARERRVFVYDPPGHGFSEGRPAYPACISHLTDHLAAWLERAGLVGVPVLGHSLGGEVIIDLAARYPSHVSALIACAPTGIPENPSVRMQLLRLLRDLPRERLALLWPGLRAYWRCGGVCMVRLARDQEAHMTGPLLGQVRVPTLLLDGLADPVIRSWTVRRIQEVLPDAVVRQIPDAPHALTDTHPRAVAAYTLNFLKDLDL